In Epinephelus fuscoguttatus linkage group LG6, E.fuscoguttatus.final_Chr_v1, the DNA window CATTGCCCCATACCTGAGCCATACCTTTGATTAGAAAATAATGGATAATAATGGATCTGTTTAAGTTCatacaaagactggaagcacaGGAAAGCTGCTAGCCTAGCTCCTTTACCATCAGTGAAGTATACTTTTTCAATCTGCACAGTCTGATTTTAGACAGAATCACTCCAGAGGCTCTAGAGGGTTTCTACAGTGCAGGGGAATTGTTAAAACCTTTTAAATACCACATAAAACCTGAACTAGATTCCAATTAtccaccagtcaagtttctcttacaatTTACATTCATAtctatgaaaacatggatgcttcacaaacATCTTTCCCCCAGCAGCAGAGACAATCTACAAATCAGCACATTtttaaggtggacacccaagattagagtcaccaattcagtgtctgaccaaatgttccTTGGATAagacattgaataatggccagagaaTTGTTTTTGCAGAgcgttatgatgtcacagtgaagttgacctttgaccttttggaaataaaatgtcatcacttcatcattttatgcTACTAAACATTTTTTgagaaattttgtcataattagtgtatggaTTCTTGAACTATGGCCGaaagcatgttttgtgaggtcacagtgacctttgaccaccaaattctaatccaTTCATgtttgagtccaggtggacgtttgtgacAAAGTtggagaaattccctcaaggcgttcttgagatatgatgagacagatgcaaggtcacagtggcctttgaccaacaaattctcattagtacatccttaagtccaagtggacgtttgggCCAAAttatattgataaaaaaaatgagaaatcaCATTCAAAAGAATAAGACAGACGAGGTCCTAGTGACGCTGACCTTTGTTAAGCCCAAcaggacatttgtgccaaatttgaagaaatcccctcaaagtgttcttaagatatcgcGTTCATGAGAATCAGACGGACaaaaggatggatggacaacccaaaaacataatgcttctGGCCAAGGAGGCCAGGCAGGGTTGATATAATAGAAACTGAACCGCTCTGTCATTTTCCATCCTAAGACTACTCTCACACCACTGCACCAGATTACTGTTTACTCTTCAACATCAGAGCCAAGATAAAGTGAAagtgtgttcagtgtttgttCTGTGACTCAGCACATGAAGCAGCTACAGTATATAAACCTGAAGGAGACTGGAGGTGCATCAAGTGATGGACACTGCGATGGTGAGTACTTTTTGTTGTGCgccagagctgcagagactgttgatgtttttaaaaagaggctcaagactcatctcTTTAATCAGGCTCTTcactgatctctttatttatctattttacaTTCCTTTTATAACCGATTTATCTATCTATTatctactttattttttttatgttcttacccttcctctttttacgttcttatctcatataacctttatcttttgttattttagttataggttttagttttgatgcattttatgtctctgttttagatcattcttacctagctattAACCTAGCTTTTTCCTCGCCTCAGGTCTCGGTGCTCGGCcatgtctctttagtgatagctagtgtgtgtgtgtgtgtgtgtgtgtgtgtgtgtgtatatatttacgtatctctatgtggggtgggaggattgggttttctcttttctttttgttttctgttttggatctttgttgtttttaacctctgtgaggcactttgtgttactgttgtatgaaaagtgccatataaataaagttgatttgatttgataaatATTGGattaaaattgcaaaaacaaatCTATCATGTGCAGACAGTCTGGACTCGGTGTCTTGATGGGTTAACACTGAGGTGCTGAAGTCTTCAAACTTGTGTCAGTTTAAAGCTGTTTTATAAACGAACAGTGATTTTGTTCTGTGGTTTTAATCTCCAGATGAAGCtgtcagtgttgctgctgctggtctTGCTGGCTCTGTCTTCAGCCAGTCCTCTGGACATCAGGGACAACGCGGAGCAGAGAAATGGTAATCACAAACTGGCTTTATGAATTTAGGAAatggtaaaacaaaacaaaacaaaatttaggGATATGTTTATCATAAAATGGCTCATAGAACAACAAATACTATGAGACCAAAAACCCTGTAGAGTGCTGGTTCTGCAGTTCtgcccttgttttttttttttgtttttttttaaagattcacTATGTATTGTTGGTGATTTATtgctttaattttattattttaattgtctGATTTTATTTGCCTCATTGTGGAAATGTTTTAATCCAGTTTCTACCctataaagcactttgtaacttgtTTTGAAAATTCCTGTATAAAAAgtctataataataattattattattatcgtactatataatgaggaaaactctgtgtgtgtgtgtgttccacgtttttctcctcactgacttggtcaatccatgtgaaatttggcacagtggtagagggtcatgggaggatgccaatgaagcaatattacatcaattggccaaaggggggcgctatagcaacccattgaaatgtcaaactttgaatgggcatatctcatgccccgtatgtggtagagacatgaaactttgcacagagatgcctctcctcatgaggaacacatttgcctcaagaacccataacttccgcttatatagattttccgccattttgaattttttgaaaaacacttcaaatggatctcttcctaggaagtttgagcgatctgcatgaaactgggtgaacataatctggaaacttcctaaaactgagcttctataaggcaatgaatattgcggagggcgtggctcatcacataaaggtgtataacatctcaagggtttcacccatcaccacgcaactttgtaggcatatgaccacacataatctgaggggacccctccattattgagcccatcaaacaaaatgggggcgctagagagctcatttcttatctaggcctaaccaccatatggatttttactaaacttggtagatatgtagaacaggacgcctcaaggtgactggagaaatttaactctaattggcaactgggtggcgctataacaacagaaaaatgcttcaaaatggctaaaatgcgaccgatcgctgtggctccccctgtggaccaatgttggtgtttttcttcttctaaatggctatggactagttattattatcatcattattattacctAATCTAAGTCACAAACTAAATATGTTTCTGCTTAAAATACAGAACATATGCTGAACAGCCACAACTTTAAAACCACCGGTGgttgaagtgaataacattgatcattttgtcacaatgttctgctgggaaaccttgggtccagACAATCATGTAGATGACACCTGACATGAACCACCCACCCATACACTGTTGCCAACCCAAGTGTATCCTTTCATGCAAAATACCACCTCCCAATAGCAGCAGCCCCCTTCAGCAGGACAGCGCACAATtcaacaccacaaaaactggtACGGATTGACCCAAGTAACATGACAAGAGCTCAtggcatcgacctggcctccaaatttgATCAAGCATCTGTGGCACATACTGGTACCCCACCTTGCAACCCACAGGTCTGATTCAAGAAGGTCCAACTACTGGTCAGGGTTACttctggggtaccagcacatcccacAAATCCTGAGTCAGATTGATAGATTAGGATCTAGGGAATTTGGGGGTGAGGTTggcaccttgagctctttgtcacgtttcTCAGGCCATCCCTGAGCATTTCTGTGGTGTGATATGGAGCATTGTCCTGTTGAGAGGGCCACTGCCATGACTGGGCATGTTTGGTcagcaacagtgtttgggtggatggagcgtgtcaagtggcatccaatAAAACAGAAAGAGCTAGAGCAGATTCATTAACGAGAGAGATTTCACTTGATTAAAGTCAACTGAAACCCCAAGAACACAATCAGACTGAACAGCAAACGGAGCACCATCAATCAGATGAATGCCTTCATGTCTAGCAGTCTTATCCCTTACTTGAGCTTTGGTTtcactctgtttttctctgtcttgtgTTAAAGCAAACATTGTTCTTGCCTGtgccttttctcttttcattaTCCAGTCTCCTTCAAGAACTCACGTCTGAATGGCAGTGCTGAAATCAGCACTAAGAGACCTCTTCCGACTGTTGCTGCTTCAAGGCAGACAAAGCAGGCTCAGTCACCCTCCTTTGGATCTGACTATGGCTCTACCCTGGAGTGGGTGACCTGGAACAAGTCTCTCCCAAATAATTCAGTTTCAATTTACAATGATTACACTGATCGCATCGATTATGTCTGTAAATACAAGTGTGAGGCTGGCTTTTATACCCCCAGCAAGGGTCCTTATTGCCACTATGCCAacacaaaaaaagcactttCTGGTTTCCCGTTTGAGATCCTGgtgaacaaaaacatgtttgaggtCCTGGAGTGGAAGAGGGATTCATACGGTTCAGTGCCCCAGAGTGCAGTCAGAACATGCCCTGGGGAGGACATATATGTAGGGATGAACAAATATGGACTTGGCAAGGTTGATACTAGACATAAAGTTTTCTATCTTCCCTGGAAGGATGATGAATATTGGTACCACGACTACCAGGTCCTGACCACTGATGAGAATATAATCAGCCAGCTGATTTATGATGTCAGGTACAGCACTGATGAGCTGGAAATCTTCCACTATCCTCCAGAGATCATGCAGAAATCAGCCATCAGCAACTACGAATGCCACTCAGTGCTGAAAACAGATACCCTCTCAAAGACATACGAGACGAAGCACAGGTGGGACTTTACCTTTTCTATCCAAGTTGGTgtgacagtgacctttgatGTCAGCATCCCCTTCATCGCCTCTGAAGGTA includes these proteins:
- the LOC125890792 gene encoding natterin-3-like, with the protein product MMKLSVLLLLVLLALSSASPLDIRDNAEQRNVSFKNSRLNGSAEISTKRPLPTVAASRQTKQAQSPSFGSDYGSTLEWVTWNKSLPNNSVSIYNDYTDRIDYVCKYKCEAGFYTPSKGPYCHYANTKKALSGFPFEILVNKNMFEVLEWKRDSYGSVPQSAVRTCPGEDIYVGMNKYGLGKVDTRHKVFYLPWKDDEYWYHDYQVLTTDENIISQLIYDVRYSTDELEIFHYPPEIMQKSAISNYECHSVLKTDTLSKTYETKHRWDFTFSIQVGVTVTFDVSIPFIASEGIQFSSAVTFQYSKGNTVVNTITDTVSVEITAPPNHSCMVNMVQYKYRVQIPFTAQLRRTYANGEIRTISITGLYDGVQTGEVRTAVDRCEPLENSKPCS